GTCCGTCGCTCTCGGGATAGGGGTCGTCCGGGTCGATATGCAGCAAGGGGTTCATCGGCCTGCTCCGGTTGTGCTTTCCAGGCTGGTGTCGTTGGATTCTACTGCGTCGTTGGTTGCAGGCAAGTGTACACGACGCGAGAAGAGCCGGGTTACATGCGCTCGATCCCGAGACGCCGCAGGATGCCCTTCTCGATCACCATCGCGAAGAAGGCGAAGACCGAGAGCCCAAGGATTAGCCCCCAGGCATCGAGATCCAAGCCGTCGGTGTGGAAGACGGCCTGCATGGGCGGGGCATAGGTGAAGAGCGTGATCTGGCGCGCGAACTGCTTGAGCCGACGCGTCAAGGGCCTCGTTCACCCGGAGATTCTTCACGCGCGTGAACCGCCGCTCGGCCCCGGGCAACCCGAGACTCGTGTGTCGGACCTGCTGGATCAATCCGAGCCTCGCCGCAATCGTGTGCGACCGCCTCGGCGATGCCGAGCGCACAGCGCACGTTGTTCTTCGGAAAGCAGGGTGCATCGGGACAAGGCGCGCCGGGGAGGCGCAACACCGGCCCGGCGTGTGCGGGGCGCGCAATGCTGCGGAAAACCGACGTGCGCTCGGTATATACTTCATCCGTCGGCGCGACCTGACCTCGGACATTGCAGGGTCGCCTTGAATCCCCCGTTGCGTCGATCGGGGCCTCTGAGCCGAGCTGGCCGGGGCATCCGCGACCCGGCCGCGCAGGAGCCATAGGAATCCATCATGTCGAAGGTGATCGAAGCCGAGCAGCCGCAGGGCGAGCCGGGGCGCACGGGGCAGTTCCACGGCTATGTGGTGGCCATCGGCGCGTCGGCCGGC
The sequence above is drawn from the Thiocapsa rosea genome and encodes:
- a CDS encoding cation transporting ATPase C-terminal domain-containing protein, with the translated sequence MTRRLKQFARQITLFTYAPPMQAVFHTDGLDLDAWGLILGLSVFAFFAMVIEKGILRRLGIERM